From Pempheris klunzingeri isolate RE-2024b chromosome 18, fPemKlu1.hap1, whole genome shotgun sequence, a single genomic window includes:
- the LOC139217629 gene encoding galectin-8-like yields MSISNPRQTFLNPMIPFAGTILGGLVPGEMLLIQGSVPSDADRFQVDLACGGSVKPRADVAFHFNPRFQRKMCVVCNSLQKERWGREEILHQMPFAAGAPFELIVLVLKDKFKVAVNGAHLLEYQHRLELERVDTLLISGKVKVEAVGVVPSASSVSPAASRTSLDSEMNPIMSSSGDLSVPFRGELLKALSVGRSITIKGETREGAHSFCVNLRVSSSSDIALHLNPRLKKEVFVRNSFLSKSWGPEEKTLASFPFTAGQYFEMIVLCDSQHFRVAVNGVHQLDYKYRVRDLSRITQLEVLGDVTLLDVKIS; encoded by the exons ATGTCGATTTCAAACCCGAGACAGACGTTTTTAAACCCG ATGATCCCCTTCGCTGGGACGATCCTGGGCGGTTTGGTTCCAGGGGAGATGCTTCTCATTCAGGGCTCGGTGCCCTCTGATGCTGACAG GTTCCAGGTAGACCTCGCGTGCGGCGGCAGCGTGAAGCCGAGGGCCGACGTGGCGTTTCACTTCAACCCGAGGTTCCAGAGGAAGATGTGCGTCGTCTGTAACTCGCTGCAGAAGGAGCGCTGGGGCCGAGAGGAGATCCTGCACCAGATGCCCTTCGCTGCCGGGGCGCCGTTCGAGCTCATCGTCCTCGTCCTGAAAGACAAGTTCAAG GTGGCGGTGAACGGAGCTCACCTGTTGGAGTATCAGcacaggctggagctggagcggGTCGACACCCTGCTCATATCTGGAAAGGTCAAAGTTGAAGCCGTCGGCGTCGTGCCGAGCGCC aGTTCAGTTTCTCCTGCAGCGAGTCGAACCAGCCTGGATTCAGAGATGAAC CCAATAATGTCCTCTTCAGGCGACTTG AGCGTTCCCTTCAGAGGTGAGCTGCTCAAAGCGCTGAGTGTCGGACGCAGCATCACCATTAAAGGAGAAACCAGAGAGGGTGCACACAG cttCTGTGTGAACCTGCGAGTGTCCAGCAGCAGCGACATCGCTCTTCATCTGAACCCTCGTCTGAAGAAAGAGGTCTTTGTCAGAAACTCCTTCCTGTCGAAGAGCTGGGGCCCCGAGGAGAAAACGCTGGCCTCCTTCCCCTTCACTGCAGGACAATACTTTGAG atgaTCGTCCTGTGTGACTCTCAGCACTTCAGAGTCGCCGTCAACGGGGTCCACCAGCTGGACTACAAATACCGAGTCCGGGACCTGAGCCGCATCACCCAGCTGGAGGTTCTGGGAGACGTCACGCTGCTGGACGTGAAGATCTCCTGA
- the LOC139218258 gene encoding sericin-2-like — VLSASGSTSAQVLSASGSTSTQVLSASGSTRTQVLSASGSTSTQVLSASGSTRTQVLSASGSTRTQVLSASGSTSAQVLSASGSTSAQVLSASGSTSTQVLSASGSTRTQVLSASGSTSTQVLSASGSTRTQVLSASGSTRTQVLSASGSTSAQVLSASGSTSAQVLSASGSTSAQVLSASGSTSAQVLSASGSTSTQVLSASGSTSTQVLSASGSTSAQVLSASGSTSAQVLSASGSTSAQVLSASGSTRTQYKNTSTVGFR; from the exons gtactgtcagcttcaggtagtacaagcgcacaagtactgtcagcttcaggtagtacaagcacacaagtactgtcagcttcaggtagtacaagaactcaagtactgtcagcttcaggtagtacaagcacacaagtactgtcagcttcaggtagtacaagaactcaagtactgtcagcttcaggtagtacaagaacacaagtactgtcagcttcaggtagtacaagtgcacaagtactgtcagcttcaggtagtacaagtgcacaagtactgtcagcttcaggtagtacaagcacacaagtactgtcagcttcaggtagtacaagaactcaagtactgtcagcttcaggtagtacaagcacacaagtactgtcagcttcaggtagtacaagaactcaagtactgtcagcttcaggtagtacaagaacacaagtactgtcagcttcaggtagtacaagtgcacaagtactgtcagcttcaggtagtacaagtgcacaagtactgtcagcttcaggtagtacaagcgcacaagtactgtcagcttcaggtagtacaagcgcacaagtactgtcagcttcaggtagtacaagcacacaagtactgtcagcttcaggtagtacaagcacacaagtactgtcagcttcaggtagtacaagtgcacaagtactgtcagcttcaggtagtacaagtgcacaagtactgtcagcttcaggtagtacaagcgcacaagtactgtcagcttcaggtagtacaagaacacaa tacaagaacacaagtactgtcggcttcaggtag
- the LOC139218259 gene encoding protein NLRC3-like, with protein MKRSRRESETLGPPSGARPGGTAQRQAEPEEVTWKHPLHPVASSELHGQLNVLKEEKCSLVELVHRFFSETKDAGIFRFEEFQVVFIFDGLDECRLPLDFLNNEPLTDVTESTSVDVLLTNLIRGNLLPSARLWITTRPAAANQIPAECVGMVTEVRGFTDPQKKEYFRKRFRDEEQADRIISHIKTSRSLHIMCHIPVFCWITATVLEVLLKNPKGGELPKTLTKMYIHFLVVQTKLKNIKYDRRSERDPHWSPESRKMIESLGKLAFEQLQKGNLIFYESDLTECGTDIRAASKYSGVFTQIFREESELYQDKVFCFVHLSIQEFLAALHVHLTFIKSGVNLMSEAKWWSKLFRDTSKPTHFYQSAVKKALQSPNGHLDLFLRFLLGLSLQTNQNLLRGLLTQTRSSSETNQETIRYIKEKISEDLSPERSINLLHCLNELNDRSLVEEIQQFLRSGSLSTDKLSPAQWSALVFILLSSEEDLDVFDLKKYSASEEALLRLLPVVRASSKAL; from the exons ATGAAAAGATCCAGAAGAGAAAGCGAGACCCTGGGGCCCCCCTCTGGAGCCAGGCCCGGGGGGACGGCTCAGAGACAAGCAGAGCCCGAAGAGGTGACGTGGaagcatcctcttcatcctgtgGCCTCATCAGAACTGCATGG acagctgaatgtgctgaaagaggaaaagtgcagcttggtggaacttgTTCATCGATTCTTTAGTGAAACCAAAGACGCAGGAATCTTTAGGTTTGAAGAGTTCcaggtcgtcttcatcttcgacggtctggacgagtgtcgacttcctctggacttcctcAACAATGAGCccctgactgatgtgacagagtccacctcagtggatgtgctgctgacaaacctcatcagggggaatctgcttccctctgctcgcctctggataaccacacgacctgcagcagccaatcagatccctgctgagtgtgttggcatggtgacagaggtcagagggttcactgACCCTCAGAAGaaggagtacttcaggaagaggttcagagatgaggagcaggccgacagaatcatctcccacatcaagacgtcccgaagcctccacatcatgtgccacatcccggtcttctgctggatcactgctacgGTTCTGGAGGTTCTGCTGAAGAACCCaaagggaggagagctgcccaagaccctgactaagatgtacatccacttcctggtggttcAGACCAAACTGAAGAACATCAAGTATGATAGAAGATCTGAGAGAGATCCACactggagtccagagagcaggaagatgatcgagtctctgggaaaactggcgtttgagcagctgcagaaagggaatctgatcttctatgaatcagacctgacagagtgtGGCACCGATATCAGAGCAGCCTCTAagtactcaggagtgttcacacagatctttagagaggagagtgaaCTGTACCAGGACAAGGTGTTCTGCTTCGTCCACCTGAGcattcaggagtttctggctgctcttcatgtccatctgaccttcatcaaGTCTGGAGTCAATCTGATGTCAGAGGCAAAATGGTGGTCTAAACTATTTAGAGACACATCTAAACCCACACATTTCTACCAGAGTGCAGTAAAAAAGGCCCTACAAagtccaaatggacacctggatttgttcctccgcttcctgttgggtctttcactgcagaccaatcagaatctCCTACGAGGTCTGCTGACTCAGACAAGAAGTAGCTCAGAGACCAATCAGGAAACAATCAGGTACATCAAGGAGAAGATCAGTGAGGATCtgtctccagagagaagcatcaacctgctccactgtctgaatgaactcAATGATCGTTCTCTAGTGGAGGAGATCCAACAGTTCCTGAGATCAGGAAgtctctccacagataaactgtctcctgctcagtggtcagctctggtcttcatcttactgtcatcagaagaagatctggacgtgtttgacctgaagaaatactctgcttcagaggaggctcttctgaggctgctgccagtggtcagaGCCTCCAGCAAAGCTCTGTAG
- the LOC139217618 gene encoding galectin-8-like isoform X2, protein MSISNPRQTFLNPMIPFAGTILGGLVPGEMLLIQGSVPSDADRFQVDLACGGSVKPRADVAFHFNPRFQRKMCVVCNSLQKERWGREEILHQMPFAAGAPFELIVLVLKDKFKFFSYIHSAFQHLQRCDEEKWGEEVCGDERRRGTDLSR, encoded by the exons ATGTCGATTTCAAACCCGAGACAGACGTTTTTAAACCCG ATGATCCCCTTCGCTGGGACGATCCTGGGCGGTTTGGTTCCAGGGGAGATGCTTCTCATTCAGGGCTCGGTGCCCTCTGATGCTGACAG GTTCCAGGTAGACCTCGCGTGCGGCGGCAGCGTGAAGCCGAGGGCCGACGTGGCGTTTCACTTCAACCCGAGGTTCCAGAGGAAGATGTGCGTCGTCTGTAACTCGCTGCAGAAGGAGCGCTGGGGCCGAGAGGAGATCCTGCACCAGATGCCCTTCGCTGCCGGGGCGCCGTTCGAGCTCATCGTCCTCGTCCTGAAAGACAAGTTCAAG TTTTTCAGCTACATTCATTCGgcatttcagcatcttcagcGATGTGATGAAGAGAAATGGGGGGAGGAGGTCTGTGGTGATGAGAGGCGCAGGGGTACGGACCTCAGCCGCTGA
- the LOC139217618 gene encoding galectin-8-like isoform X1, which yields MSISNPRQTFLNPMIPFAGTILGGLVPGEMLLIQGSVPSDADRFQVDLACGGSVKPRADVAFHFNPRFQRKMCVVCNSLQKERWGREEILHQMPFAAGAPFELIVLVLKDKFKIYRAENPFDFMENISLEGKTNFFEKRVGEYQRMGVMSGAADNTFRLDADF from the exons ATGTCGATTTCAAACCCGAGACAGACGTTTTTAAACCCG ATGATCCCCTTCGCTGGGACGATCCTGGGCGGTTTGGTTCCAGGGGAGATGCTTCTCATTCAGGGCTCGGTGCCCTCTGATGCTGACAG GTTCCAGGTAGACCTCGCGTGCGGCGGCAGCGTGAAGCCGAGGGCCGACGTGGCGTTTCACTTCAACCCGAGGTTCCAGAGGAAGATGTGCGTCGTCTGTAACTCGCTGCAGAAGGAGCGCTGGGGCCGAGAGGAGATCCTGCACCAGATGCCCTTCGCTGCCGGGGCGCCGTTCGAGCTCATCGTCCTCGTCCTGAAAGACAAGTTCAAG ATCTACCGGGCGGAGAACCCCTTCGACTTCATGGAGAACATCTCTCTGGAGGGGAAGACCAACTTCTTTGAGAAGCGGGTGGGCGAGTACCAGAGGATGGGCGTCATGTCCGGCGCCGCCGACAACACCTTCAGGCTGGACGCCGACTTctga